One Spirochaetota bacterium genomic region harbors:
- a CDS encoding HEPN domain-containing protein — translation MSERIIQNWLRLAEYDLTTARSMLKEGRYLYVAFTCQQAVEKALKAIHVKNKKNTPPYTHNLAKLIHEAGIESPPNTIFIEELTSYYLESRYTEEIDAVEARLTKDVADEILKHAEELFSWLRMKI, via the coding sequence ATGAGTGAACGGATAATTCAGAACTGGCTGCGCCTCGCTGAATATGACCTTACGACCGCCCGGTCGATGCTGAAAGAGGGCCGTTACCTATACGTCGCATTCACCTGCCAACAAGCCGTTGAAAAAGCGCTGAAAGCGATCCATGTGAAAAACAAAAAAAACACCCCGCCATATACACATAACCTGGCAAAGCTTATCCATGAAGCCGGTATTGAATCGCCGCCGAATACCATCTTTATCGAAGAACTTACCAGCTATTATTTAGAATCTCGTTACACCGAGGAGATCGACGCTGTCGAAGCGCGGCTGACGAAAGATGTAGCCGATGAAATTTTAAAACACGCTGAGGAGCTCTTTTCATGGTTGCGGATGAAGATCTGA
- a CDS encoding MoxR family ATPase: MARGGIIEALTRLCRVSDALKKEIAKAVVGQETTVELVLTSLIAGGHILLEGVPGLGKTLLVQAVARAAGLLYSRVQFTPDLLPMDITGSEMLDEAHGHREMRFIKGPVFTNVLLADEINRTPPKTQSALLEAMQEKQVTSYGKTHDIPSPFLVMATQNPIEHEGTYPLPEAQLDRFLFYVKLTYPALADEVTIAKSDAFGKLATISAVTDAKAILRFQEAAAEMPVSQSVAEYAVSLVRGLRPETAEHPKVKSFVSYGPGPRASQHLVIAAKAFAAVNGRDAVTKKEIDAVLPAVLRHRIIINFQGLAEGHGFEDVLSWGHGKR, encoded by the coding sequence ATGGCACGGGGCGGCATCATCGAAGCATTGACGCGCCTCTGCCGCGTATCGGATGCTCTGAAGAAAGAGATCGCAAAAGCCGTTGTCGGCCAGGAGACGACGGTGGAACTCGTGCTCACATCGCTTATCGCCGGCGGTCACATTCTGCTCGAGGGAGTCCCCGGTCTCGGAAAGACACTTCTTGTGCAGGCCGTCGCCCGCGCCGCCGGGCTTCTCTATTCGCGCGTACAGTTCACACCCGATCTCCTGCCAATGGATATAACCGGGAGCGAAATGCTCGATGAGGCGCACGGTCATCGCGAGATGCGCTTCATCAAAGGGCCGGTGTTCACCAATGTGCTCCTCGCCGATGAGATAAATCGCACGCCGCCGAAGACGCAGTCGGCCCTCCTCGAGGCGATGCAGGAGAAGCAGGTCACGAGCTACGGTAAAACGCATGATATCCCTTCGCCGTTCCTCGTCATGGCCACCCAGAACCCCATCGAACATGAAGGGACCTATCCCCTCCCCGAGGCGCAGCTCGATCGCTTCCTCTTCTATGTCAAGCTCACCTACCCCGCACTGGCCGATGAGGTGACCATTGCGAAAAGCGACGCCTTCGGCAAGCTTGCAACAATATCGGCAGTGACCGATGCGAAGGCGATACTGCGCTTTCAGGAAGCGGCAGCGGAAATGCCGGTAAGCCAGAGCGTCGCCGAATACGCGGTATCACTCGTACGCGGACTGCGCCCGGAGACCGCGGAACATCCGAAGGTAAAGTCCTTCGTTTCTTACGGTCCGGGGCCGCGCGCAAGCCAGCACCTTGTCATCGCTGCGAAAGCGTTCGCCGCTGTCAACGGACGCGACGCCGTTACGAAAAAAGAGATAGACGCGGTACTTCCCGCAGTGCTCAGGCACCGTATCATCATCAATTTCCAGGGGCTTGCCGAGGGGCACGGGTTCGAGGACGTACTTTCATGGGGACACGGAAAACGCTGA